Part of the Streptomyces sp. NBC_01460 genome, GCGTTATCTGACCGTCGCGCTCGCCATCCTCCAGGGCACCGGCCTGGTGGCGACCGCCCGCAGCGGCGCGCTGTTCAGCGGCTGCCCCGTCGCCGACCAGATCGTCCCCAACCAGTCGATCTTCACGACCGTCGTCATGGTGATCACCATGACCGCGGGAACCGCCGCCGTCATGTGGCTCGGTGAGCTCATCACCGACCGCGGCATCGGCAACGGCATGTCGATCCTGATGTTCATCTCGATCGCCGCCAGCTTCCCCGGCGCCCTGTGGGCCATCAAGCAGAGCGGCAAGCTGGCCGACGGCTGGATCGAGTTCATCACCGTCATCCTCGTCGGATTCGTGATGGTCGGGCTCGTCGTCTTCGTCGAGCAGGCCCAGCGGCGCATCCCCGTGCAGTACGCGAAGCGGATGATCGGGCGCCGGTCCTACGGCGGTACGTCCACTTACATCCCGTTGAAGGTGAACCAGGCGGGTGTGATTCCCGTCATCTTCGCTTCTTCGCTGCTCTACATCCCTGCTCTAATCGTTCAGTTCTCCAACTCCACCGCGGGCTGGGCGACCTGGATTCAGGATCACTTCGTCAAGGGCGACCACCCGTATTACATCGCGACCTACTTCGTGCTGATCGTGTTCTTCGCCTTCTTCTACGTGGCGATCTCGTTCAACCCCGAAGAAGTCGCCGACAACATGAAGAAGTATGGTGGCTTCATCCCGGGTATCCGGGCTGGTCGACCTACAGCCGAGTATCTGAGCTACGTGCTCAACCGGATCACTTGGCCGGGATCGCTGTACTTGGGGCTGATCGCTCTTGTGCCGACGATGGCGTTGGCGGGCTTCGGTGGCGCGAACCAGAACTTCCCGTTCGGCGGGACGAGCATCCTGATCATCGTGGGTGTGGGTCTGGAGACCGTGAAGCAGATCGAGAGTCAGCTCCAGCAGCGCAATTACGAAGGGTTCCTCCGCTGATGCGAATCGTCCTCGTCGGGCCGCCCGGTGCCGGCAAGGGAACGCAGGCTGCGTTCCTTGCCAGGAATCTCTCGATTCCGCACATCTCCACGGGCGACCTCTTCCGCGCCAACATCAGCCAGGGCACCGACCTTGGCAAGCAGGCCCGTGCCTACATGGACGCGGGACAGCTGGTGCCGGACGAAGTCACCATCGCGATGGCCAAGGACCGCATGGCCCAGCCGGACGCCGAGAACGGCTTCCTGCTGGACGGCTTCCCCCGCAACGTGGGGCAGGCCGTGGCGCTCGACGAGATGCTTCTCGGCGAGGGCGTCAAGCTCGACGCGGTCCTGGACCTCGAGGTCCCCGAGGACGAGGTGGTCAAGCGCATCGCGGGCCGCCGCATCTGCCGTAACGACAGCGCGCACGTCTTCCACGTGTCGTACAACCCGCCGAAGACCGAGGGCGTCTGCGACGCCTGCGGTGGCGAGCTGTACCAGCGGGACGACGACACCGAGGAGACCGTGCGTACGCGTCTCGAGGTCTACCACACGCAGACCGAGCCGATCATCGACCACTACCGGTCGCAGGGTTTGGTCGTGACGATCTCCGCGCTCGGCAAGGTCACCGAGGTGACCGAGCGGGCCATGGAGGCCCTCAAGAAGTCCGACGAGGGCTGACGCCCCGCGTTCCACCACCACAGCCGGCCGCGGCGCCCTCGGGCGTCGCGGCCGACTGTTTGCGCCGTATCGTGGAGTACGGCCGCAGACCGTTCCCTTCGTACGCAGAGAGGCGCCCAGCGATGGTGCAGATCAAGACCCCCGAGCAGATCGCGAAGATGCGCGAGGCGGGCCTCGTGGTCGCTGCCATTCACGCCGCCACCCGCGAGGCGGCCGTGCCCGGCGCCACGACGAAGGACCTGGACGAGGTCGCGCGCAAGGTGATCGCCGACCACGGGGCGAAGTCGAACTTCCTGGGCTACGGCGGTTTCCCGGCCACGATCTGCACCTCGGTCAACGAGGTCGTCGTGCACGGCATCCCGGACGAGAAGACCGTCCTCAAGGACGGCGACATCATCTCGATCGACGCCGGCGCGATCATCGACGGCTGGCACGGCGACGCGGCGTACACCGCCTTCGTGGGCACCGGCCACGCTCCGGAGCTCGTCGAGCTCTCCCGGGTGACCGAGGAGTCCATGTGGGCCGGGATCGCCGCGATGAAGGTGAACAACCGGCTCGTCGACATCTCGAAGGCCATCGAGTCCTACATCCGCCGCCAGCCCCGCCCGGCGACCGGCAAGTACGGGATCATCGAGGACTACGGCGGCCACGGCATCGGCACCGAGATGCACATGGACCCGCACCTGCTGAACTACGTGTCCCGCAAGCGCGGCAAGGGCATCAAGCTGGTCCCGGGCGTCTGCCTGGCCATCGAGCCCATGGTGTCGCTGGGCACGGCGCAGACCAAGGTCCTCTCCGACGAGTGGACGGTCCTCACGACCGACGGCACCTGGTCCTCCCACTGGGAGCACTCGATCGCCCTCACGGAGCAGGGCCCGCTGGTCCTGACCGCCCCCGACTGCGGCCGGGCGAAGCTCGCCCAGTACGGGGTCGAGGCGGCCCCGGACCCGCTGGGCTGAGGTCGATCCGGCGGGCGGAGTCCGGCGCGGCGGTCCGAAGCAGGTGAGGCGCCCCCGGGCGCCGGCCCCGCGAGGGGTGCACGGGGGAGGGGCCGGGGTCGAGGCGGCCCCGGACCCGCTGGGCCGAGCCGCACCCTCCTCCCGGGCCGGACCGCGCACAGGACTGTCCGGCTGATCCGTGTCTAAGGATCAGAGGAAGTGGGCAAACTTGACGGATTCGTCTTTTGGAGTCCGCTGACGTAGACTGACTCGTCGGCTCTCGTGCATCCGTGTGTCTGCATGCGGTGGTGGGAGTCGATCAAGGTAGCCGATTCGAAAGGCGAAGCGTGGCCAAGAAGCAAGGTGCCATCGAAATTGAGGGCACCGTGATCGAGTCCCTCCCGAACGCCATGTTCAAGGTGGAACTCCAGAACGGTCACAAAGTCCTCGCGCACATCAGCGGCAAGATGCGGATGCACTACATCCGTATCCTCCCGGATGACCGGGTCGTCGTGGAGCTCTCTCCGTACGACCTGACGCGTGGCCGGATCGTCTACCGGTACAAGTAGATCTTGCCGCCATCACGCTTCGGCGTGGTGAGGGCACTGACCCGGAGAACCTGACATCCCATGAAGGTCAAGCCGAGCGTCAAGAAGATCTGCGACAAGTGCAAGGTGATCCGCCGTCACGGCCGGGTCATGGTCATCTGCGACAACCTGCGCCACAAGCAGCGCCAGGGCTGACGCACGACCCCCTGCATCTCGCAGTTCTTCGCGCGACGCACGTAAACGTACATACGCAGAGCCCGTCCAAGCTTCGGCTGACGACACCTCCGGCGGGGGCCGGGGACCTGGGCGTACCACCTCCTCCCACGCGGTCGAGGTCGGCGTCCCGGAGTGGCTCTGCGGAAGACCCCCGACATAACAACTGGAGCCATTGAATGGCACGCGTTTCAGGTGTTGACATCCCGCGCGAAAAGCGCGTGGAGGTTGCCCTCACCTACGTCTTCGGCATCGGGCGCACCCGGTCCAAGGAGATCCTCGCCACCACCGGCGTGAACCCCAACACCCGCGTTCGTGACCTGGCCGAAGAGGACCTGGTCAAGATCCGCGAGTACGTGGACGCCAACCTCCGCACCGAGGGTGACCTTCGCCGCGAGATCCAGGGCGACATCCGCCGCAAGATCGAGATCGGCTGCTACCAGGGCATCCGGCACCGTCGCGGTCTGCCGGTCCACGGTCAGCGCACCAGCACCAACGCGCGTACCCGTAAGGGCCCGCGTCGCGCCATCGCCGGTAAGAAGAAGCCGGGCAAGAAGTAGTCCTCAGCGGACGCACTGCGGGTGTCCGGCCACCGGACGTTCGCGGAAACCAGCGGTCTTCGCTGTAGGACCGATCACCTCCCCTCTCCATCTGGAGTCAAGACATGCCCCCCAAGGGTCGTCAGGGCGCAGCCAAGAAGGTGCGTCGCAAGGAAAAGAAGAACGTCGCTCACGGCCACGCGCACATCAAGAGCACGTTCAACAACACCATCGTCTCGATCACGGACCCCTCGGGCAACGTGATCTCCTGGGCCTCCGCCGGCCACGTCGGCTTCAAGGGCTCGCGCAAGTCCACCCCCTTCGCCGCGCAGATGGCCGCCGAGTCGGCCGCCCGCCGTGCGCAGGAGCACGGCATGCGCAAGGTCGACGTCTTCGTCAAGGGTCCCGGCTCCGGCCGTGAGACCGCGATCCGCTCCCTCCAGGCCACGGGCCTCGAGGTCGGTTCGATCCAGGACGTCACCCCGACGCCGCACAACGGCTGCCGTCCGCCGAAGCGTCGCCGCGTCTGATCCGTCACGGCCGGTGACGGCCGTGCGGCAGTAGCGTGGGTCCGGGCGGTACGCCTCTTCGGGGGCGTGCCGCCCGTACCCTTGTTTCATCTGTCGGGCATCAAATAGTGGGTGCCCACGACTGAAGGATTCCTTCATGCTTATCGCTCAGCGTCCGTCGCTGACCGAAGAGGTCGTCGACGAGTTCCGCTCCCGGTTCGTGATCGAGCCGCTGGAGCCGGGCTTCGGTTACACCCTCGGCAACTCCCTGCGTCGCACGCTCCTCTCCTCGATCCCCGGTGCCGCTGTCACCAGCATCCGGATCGACGGTGTCCTGCACGAGTTCACCACCGTGCCGGGCGTCAAGGAGGACGTGACCGACCTCATCCTCAACATCAAGCAGCTGGTCGTCTCCTCGGAGCACGACGAGCCGGTCGTGATGTACCTGCGCAAGCAGGGTCCCGGCCTGGTCACCGCTGCTGACATCGCCCCGCCGGCCGGTGTCGAGGTCCACAACCCGGACCTCGTCCTGGCCACGCTGAACGGCAAGGGCAAGCTGGAGATGGAGCTGACCGTCGAGCGCGGTCGCGGCTACGTCTCCGCCGTCCAGAA contains:
- the rpsM gene encoding 30S ribosomal protein S13 — translated: MARVSGVDIPREKRVEVALTYVFGIGRTRSKEILATTGVNPNTRVRDLAEEDLVKIREYVDANLRTEGDLRREIQGDIRRKIEIGCYQGIRHRRGLPVHGQRTSTNARTRKGPRRAIAGKKKPGKK
- the rpmJ gene encoding 50S ribosomal protein L36; the protein is MKVKPSVKKICDKCKVIRRHGRVMVICDNLRHKQRQG
- the secY gene encoding preprotein translocase subunit SecY; protein product: MLTAFARAFKTPDLRKKLLFTLGIIVLYRLGAHIPVPGVSYENVQTCVDQASKGNNSLFGLVNMFSGGALLQITIFALGIMPYITASIILQLLTVVIPRLEALKKEGQSGTAKITQYTRYLTVALAILQGTGLVATARSGALFSGCPVADQIVPNQSIFTTVVMVITMTAGTAAVMWLGELITDRGIGNGMSILMFISIAASFPGALWAIKQSGKLADGWIEFITVILVGFVMVGLVVFVEQAQRRIPVQYAKRMIGRRSYGGTSTYIPLKVNQAGVIPVIFASSLLYIPALIVQFSNSTAGWATWIQDHFVKGDHPYYIATYFVLIVFFAFFYVAISFNPEEVADNMKKYGGFIPGIRAGRPTAEYLSYVLNRITWPGSLYLGLIALVPTMALAGFGGANQNFPFGGTSILIIVGVGLETVKQIESQLQQRNYEGFLR
- the map gene encoding type I methionyl aminopeptidase, yielding MVQIKTPEQIAKMREAGLVVAAIHAATREAAVPGATTKDLDEVARKVIADHGAKSNFLGYGGFPATICTSVNEVVVHGIPDEKTVLKDGDIISIDAGAIIDGWHGDAAYTAFVGTGHAPELVELSRVTEESMWAGIAAMKVNNRLVDISKAIESYIRRQPRPATGKYGIIEDYGGHGIGTEMHMDPHLLNYVSRKRGKGIKLVPGVCLAIEPMVSLGTAQTKVLSDEWTVLTTDGTWSSHWEHSIALTEQGPLVLTAPDCGRAKLAQYGVEAAPDPLG
- the rpsK gene encoding 30S ribosomal protein S11, with product MPPKGRQGAAKKVRRKEKKNVAHGHAHIKSTFNNTIVSITDPSGNVISWASAGHVGFKGSRKSTPFAAQMAAESAARRAQEHGMRKVDVFVKGPGSGRETAIRSLQATGLEVGSIQDVTPTPHNGCRPPKRRRV
- a CDS encoding adenylate kinase produces the protein MRIVLVGPPGAGKGTQAAFLARNLSIPHISTGDLFRANISQGTDLGKQARAYMDAGQLVPDEVTIAMAKDRMAQPDAENGFLLDGFPRNVGQAVALDEMLLGEGVKLDAVLDLEVPEDEVVKRIAGRRICRNDSAHVFHVSYNPPKTEGVCDACGGELYQRDDDTEETVRTRLEVYHTQTEPIIDHYRSQGLVVTISALGKVTEVTERAMEALKKSDEG
- the infA gene encoding translation initiation factor IF-1, with amino-acid sequence MAKKQGAIEIEGTVIESLPNAMFKVELQNGHKVLAHISGKMRMHYIRILPDDRVVVELSPYDLTRGRIVYRYK